From one Pseudomonas sp. B21-048 genomic stretch:
- the kdpB gene encoding potassium-transporting ATPase subunit KdpB yields MNMPATKAAVVTAPEQPKTAISALWRPALVQAFVKLDPRQLQRAPVMLVVELTAVLTTVLCFIPDNAVPTFVAAQIALWLWFTVLFANFAEALAEGRGKARADSLKAGSEGLSARRKTANGSFQVVPATSLRKDDVVRVEAGEMIPGDGEVIEGIAAVNEAAITGESAPVIRESGGDRSAVTGNTRLVSDWLLVRITANPGESTLDRMIALVEGAKRQKTPNEVALDILLIGLTLIFLLVVVTLQPFAHFANGSLPLVFLVALLVTLIPTTIGGLLSAIGIAGMDRLVRLNVIAKSGRAVEAAGDVHVLLLDKTGTITFGNRRCSAVYAAPGVSAKELAEGALFASLADDTAEGKSIVEYLRGLHPQPEPSADVLTAVPFSAETRLSGVDYQGRVYRKGAVDSLLTFVGLKRTDLAAPLSREIDKIAQSGGTPLLVCADGKLLGVIHLKDVVKPGIRERFAELRKLGIRTVMVTGDNPLTAAAIAAEAGVDDVLAEATPEKKLARIRHEQNDGRLVAMCGDGANDAPALAQADVGMAMNDGTQAAREAANMVDLDSDPTKLLDVVQIGKELLVTRGALTTFSIANDVAKYFAILPALFASIYPQLGVLNVMHLSSPQSAILSAIVFNALIIVVLIPLALRGVRVQAVSAAALLRRNLLIYGLGGILVPFVGIKAIDMLLTALHLV; encoded by the coding sequence ATGAATATGCCCGCAACTAAAGCCGCCGTCGTCACGGCGCCGGAACAACCGAAAACCGCGATCTCGGCCCTCTGGCGCCCGGCGCTGGTGCAAGCCTTCGTCAAGCTCGACCCACGGCAATTGCAGCGTGCGCCGGTGATGCTGGTGGTCGAACTGACCGCTGTCCTGACCACTGTGCTGTGCTTCATTCCCGACAACGCCGTGCCGACCTTCGTCGCCGCGCAAATCGCATTGTGGTTGTGGTTCACTGTGCTGTTCGCCAACTTTGCCGAAGCGCTGGCCGAAGGTCGCGGCAAGGCCCGCGCCGACAGCCTCAAGGCCGGCAGCGAAGGCTTGAGTGCTCGTCGCAAAACTGCCAATGGCAGTTTTCAAGTGGTGCCCGCCACCAGCCTGCGCAAAGACGATGTGGTGCGTGTCGAAGCCGGGGAGATGATTCCCGGTGACGGCGAAGTGATCGAAGGTATCGCCGCGGTCAACGAAGCGGCGATTACCGGTGAATCCGCGCCGGTGATTCGCGAGTCCGGCGGCGACCGTTCGGCCGTCACCGGCAACACCCGACTGGTGTCCGACTGGCTGTTGGTGCGCATCACCGCCAACCCGGGTGAGTCGACACTCGATCGCATGATCGCCCTGGTCGAAGGCGCCAAACGCCAGAAAACCCCGAACGAAGTGGCGCTCGACATCCTGCTGATCGGCCTGACCCTGATCTTCCTGCTGGTGGTCGTCACCCTGCAACCGTTCGCCCACTTCGCCAACGGCAGCCTGCCGCTGGTGTTCCTGGTGGCGTTATTGGTCACGCTGATTCCGACCACCATTGGCGGTCTGTTGTCGGCCATTGGTATCGCCGGGATGGACCGTCTGGTGCGCCTGAACGTGATCGCCAAATCCGGTCGCGCCGTGGAAGCGGCGGGGGACGTTCACGTCCTGTTGCTGGACAAGACCGGCACCATCACCTTCGGCAACCGTCGTTGCTCCGCGGTCTATGCCGCGCCTGGCGTCAGCGCCAAGGAACTGGCCGAAGGCGCGTTGTTCGCCTCCCTGGCCGATGACACCGCTGAAGGCAAATCCATCGTCGAGTACCTGCGCGGTCTTCACCCGCAACCTGAGCCATCCGCTGACGTATTGACCGCTGTTCCGTTCAGCGCTGAAACCCGCCTGTCCGGCGTCGACTATCAGGGCCGGGTCTATCGCAAAGGCGCGGTGGATTCGCTGCTGACCTTCGTCGGCCTGAAACGCACCGATCTGGCCGCGCCTCTTTCGCGGGAAATCGACAAGATCGCTCAGAGTGGCGGCACGCCGTTGCTGGTTTGCGCTGACGGAAAATTACTCGGTGTTATCCATCTCAAGGACGTGGTCAAGCCTGGCATCCGCGAGCGTTTCGCCGAGTTGCGCAAGCTGGGGATTCGCACGGTCATGGTCACCGGCGACAACCCGCTGACCGCTGCGGCGATTGCTGCCGAAGCCGGTGTGGATGACGTGCTGGCCGAAGCCACGCCGGAAAAGAAACTGGCGCGCATTCGTCACGAGCAGAACGACGGTCGCCTGGTCGCCATGTGCGGCGACGGCGCCAACGACGCCCCGGCCTTGGCTCAGGCGGACGTCGGCATGGCGATGAACGACGGAACACAAGCGGCGCGGGAAGCGGCGAACATGGTCGATCTCGACAGTGATCCGACCAAGCTGTTGGACGTGGTGCAGATCGGCAAGGAGTTATTGGTGACCCGCGGTGCGCTGACAACCTTTTCCATCGCCAACGACGTGGCCAAGTACTTCGCGATTCTGCCGGCGCTGTTCGCCTCGATCTATCCGCAACTGGGTGTGCTCAACGTCATGCACCTGAGCAGTCCGCAGAGCGCGATTCTGTCGGCGATTGTGTTCAACGCCCTGATCATTGTGGTGCTGATTCCGTTGGCGCTGCGCGGTGTGCGGGTGCAGGCGGTGAGTGCGGCGGCGTTGCTGCGGCGCAATCTGCTGATCTATGGATTGGGCGGGATTCTGGTGCCGTTTGTGGGCATCAAGGCGATCGACATGCTGTTGACGGCGTTGCATCTGGTTTAG
- the kdpC gene encoding potassium-transporting ATPase subunit KdpC — translation MSTLIRPALSLLMLMTLITGVAYPLVVTGVAQVAFPDQANGSLVRDADGKVRGSSLIAQDFVGDAWFHPRPSAGAFATVSSSASNFSPSNPALATRVIDDANKLLVPGQGPVPLAMVTTSGSGLDPHLPPAAIAYQLARIAAARNLPVSTLEQLLDAHIEQPFVGPPVVNVLALNMALEKL, via the coding sequence ATGTCCACACTGATACGTCCGGCCCTGAGCCTGCTGATGCTGATGACCCTGATCACCGGCGTCGCTTACCCCTTGGTGGTCACCGGCGTGGCCCAGGTCGCCTTCCCGGATCAGGCCAACGGCAGCCTGGTGCGCGACGCCGACGGCAAGGTCCGTGGTTCGTCACTGATCGCCCAGGATTTCGTCGGCGACGCCTGGTTCCACCCACGGCCATCGGCCGGTGCCTTTGCCACCGTGTCGAGCAGCGCCAGCAACTTCTCGCCCAGTAATCCGGCGCTGGCCACTCGGGTTATCGACGATGCCAACAAGCTGCTGGTGCCGGGGCAGGGGCCAGTGCCATTGGCGATGGTTACCACCTCCGGCAGCGGCCTCGATCCGCACTTGCCACCGGCGGCGATTGCCTATCAACTGGCGCGAATCGCGGCGGCGCGCAATCTGCCCGTGTCTACGCTTGAACAACTGCTGGACGCGCACATCGAGCAACCGTTTGTGGGGCCGCCGGTGGTGAATGTGTTGGCGCTGAATATGGCGCTGGAAAAGTTGTAA
- the kdpF gene encoding K(+)-transporting ATPase subunit F, which translates to MSVLDGVSLLLAVGLFIYLLVALLRADRN; encoded by the coding sequence ATGAGCGTTCTGGACGGAGTGTCACTGCTATTGGCAGTGGGGTTGTTCATTTATCTGTTGGTTGCGCTGTTGCGCGCGGACCGGAACTAG
- a CDS encoding DUF2897 family protein → MPWYAWLILIVAIGSIVGGLLLLRDTANKVELTEEQRKRVAERNAEADAKDARDR, encoded by the coding sequence ATGCCCTGGTATGCCTGGTTGATTCTGATCGTTGCCATCGGCTCGATCGTTGGCGGATTGCTGCTGTTGCGCGACACCGCCAACAAGGTCGAATTGACTGAAGAGCAACGCAAACGCGTCGCCGAACGCAACGCGGAAGCGGATGCCAAGGATGCGCGGGACCGCTAA
- the kdpA gene encoding potassium-transporting ATPase subunit KdpA, which translates to MHSYDYWLIIAFFAVVLIPAPFLGRFYYKVMEGQRTWLSPILGPVERGCYRVAGVDPQAEQSWQKYTLALLAFNLAGFLLLFAILLFQDYLPLNPQNLPGQEWTQAFNTAVSFMTNTNWQSYSGEATLSYLSQMVGLTVQNFVSAATGLAVLVALCRGIGRKSTKTLGNFWVDMTRATLYGLLPLCLLLALFLVWQGVPQTFAHYVNAVTLQGVDQVIPLGPAASQIAIKQLGTNGGGFFGVNSAHPFENPTAWSNLFEVASIILIPVALVFTFGHYVKDLRQSRAIIACMLALFLIGGATSLWAEYQPNPTLVNVAVEQTAPLEGKEARFGTTATVLWSVTTTAASNGSVNGMHDSLNPLSGMVAMINMMVGEVIFGGVGAGLYGMLLNVLIAVFLAGLMIGRTPEYLGKKLQAREVQLLVVTLLVMPVGVLVLGAIAASLPGPVAAVSNPGAHGFSQLLYAYTSASANNGSAFAGFGANTAFHNLMLGLGMLIGRFGYILPVLALAGSLAMKKTAPIGQNSFPTHGPLFVTLLTVTILLVGGLTFLPSLALGPIAEHLSLAAFGLKS; encoded by the coding sequence ATGCACAGTTATGACTATTGGCTGATCATCGCCTTCTTCGCCGTGGTGCTGATCCCGGCACCGTTTCTGGGGCGCTTCTACTACAAGGTGATGGAAGGGCAGCGCACTTGGCTTTCGCCGATCCTCGGGCCGGTGGAGCGTGGTTGCTATCGGGTAGCCGGCGTCGATCCACAGGCTGAGCAGAGCTGGCAGAAATACACCCTGGCCTTGCTCGCCTTTAACCTTGCGGGTTTTTTGCTGTTGTTTGCGATCCTGCTGTTTCAGGATTATTTGCCGCTGAATCCGCAAAACCTGCCGGGTCAGGAGTGGACGCAAGCGTTCAACACCGCCGTCAGCTTCATGACCAATACCAACTGGCAGTCCTACAGCGGCGAAGCAACCCTCAGCTACCTGAGTCAAATGGTCGGCCTCACCGTGCAAAACTTCGTCAGCGCTGCCACCGGGCTTGCGGTGTTGGTTGCGCTGTGTCGCGGCATCGGTCGCAAATCCACCAAGACCCTCGGCAATTTCTGGGTCGACATGACCCGCGCCACCCTCTATGGCCTGTTGCCGTTGTGCCTGTTGCTGGCGCTGTTTCTGGTCTGGCAGGGCGTGCCCCAAACCTTCGCCCACTACGTGAACGCCGTGACCCTGCAAGGCGTCGATCAGGTGATTCCGCTTGGCCCGGCCGCCAGCCAAATTGCGATCAAGCAATTGGGCACTAACGGCGGTGGTTTCTTCGGCGTCAACTCGGCGCATCCGTTCGAGAACCCGACCGCGTGGAGCAACCTGTTCGAAGTCGCTTCGATCATTCTGATTCCGGTGGCACTGGTGTTCACCTTCGGCCACTACGTGAAAGACCTGCGCCAGAGCCGCGCGATCATCGCCTGCATGCTGGCGCTGTTTTTGATCGGCGGCGCGACCTCGTTGTGGGCTGAATACCAACCCAATCCAACCCTGGTCAACGTCGCCGTCGAACAGACCGCGCCGCTGGAAGGCAAGGAAGCGCGGTTCGGCACCACCGCCACGGTGCTGTGGTCGGTGACCACCACTGCGGCGTCGAACGGTTCGGTCAACGGCATGCACGACAGCCTCAACCCGCTGAGCGGGATGGTCGCGATGATCAACATGATGGTCGGCGAAGTGATCTTTGGCGGCGTCGGAGCCGGGCTCTACGGCATGTTGCTCAACGTGCTGATCGCGGTGTTCCTCGCCGGGTTGATGATCGGCCGCACCCCGGAATACCTCGGCAAGAAACTGCAAGCCCGGGAAGTTCAGTTGCTGGTGGTGACCTTGCTGGTGATGCCGGTCGGGGTGCTGGTGCTCGGCGCAATTGCCGCCAGCCTGCCCGGCCCGGTCGCGGCGGTGAGTAACCCCGGTGCTCACGGTTTCAGTCAGTTGCTTTATGCCTACACCTCGGCCAGTGCCAACAACGGTTCGGCGTTTGCTGGATTTGGGGCGAACACCGCGTTCCACAACCTGATGCTGGGGCTGGGCATGTTGATCGGGCGCTTCGGTTACATCCTTCCGGTTCTGGCGTTGGCTGGCAGCCTGGCGATGAAGAAAACCGCACCGATTGGGCAGAACAGCTTCCCGACCCATGGCCCGCTGTTCGTGACCCTGTTGACCGTGACCATTTTGCTGGTGGGTGGCCTGACCTTTCTGCCGTCATTGGCGCTGGGTCCTATTGCAGAACACCTGAGTTTGGCTGCTTTTGGACTAAAGAGCTGA